The Shewanella sp. KX20019 genome window below encodes:
- a CDS encoding CoA pyrophosphatase: MNLVEFRLKFNLHSLHKSHHLPASHQFDLSKPLRKAAVLIALSLNNGELELLLTRRPTHLRSHPGQISFPGGKVEEFDTNLEATALREAQEEIGLLANNVDVLGLLHDHKTFTGFDITPVVSIVKQPFTPIIDPGEVDELFTIPLSFLLDKDNRHTQYFSRKGIEYPIHFIPYKSYFIWGATAAMIDQLCQLIAHHDA, translated from the coding sequence ATGAATTTAGTGGAGTTTAGGCTCAAATTTAATCTCCACTCTTTGCATAAATCTCATCATTTACCCGCATCTCATCAGTTTGATCTATCTAAACCTTTGCGAAAAGCTGCCGTGCTAATTGCCCTAAGTCTTAATAACGGCGAACTCGAGCTTTTACTTACCCGTCGGCCTACTCATTTACGTTCGCATCCAGGGCAAATCAGTTTTCCGGGGGGAAAGGTTGAGGAGTTTGATACCAACTTAGAAGCAACAGCCCTGCGTGAAGCTCAGGAAGAGATTGGTTTATTGGCTAACAATGTTGATGTGCTTGGTTTATTGCACGATCATAAAACGTTTACCGGTTTCGACATCACGCCGGTGGTCAGTATTGTAAAACAACCGTTTACGCCGATTATCGATCCTGGCGAGGTAGATGAACTTTTTACCATCCCACTATCATTTCTATTGGATAAAGATAATAGGCATACGCAATATTTTAGTCGTAAGGGAATTGAATACCCCATTCACTTTATCCCGTACAAGTCCTACTTTATTTGGGGTGCCACCGCGGCTATGATTGATCAATTGTGCCAGCTTATTGCTCACCATGATGCTTAA
- the pabB gene encoding aminodeoxychorismate synthase component I, translating into MNKLAPKSVFSMRLDWNLDTETIFGLFSDSPWAILLDSANADHIDAKFDVICASPIATLVSTENSTQITKTPNREPLYSLTSDQLSPSHYIEQYTEDPFSLLKQTLAEFFPIIKGSPLPFSGGAMGCFSYDLGRNIEKLPVIAKDDISLPIMNVGVYDWALVFDYQLQAWTLVHYQSQQELETTKVSLDALLATLAPIHSTLLVPEAQETRDIKVSCASKKPFRLTSQWHNQTNAAAYSDKFGQIQQFLNDGDCYQINLTQRFSSQYEGDEWQAYLALRESNAAPFSAFIRLPQHAVLSISPERFVSLLVDQIQTKPIKGTMPRDSDPRVDKQMASLLATSEKDRAENLMIVDLLRNDIGKVATAGSVNVPKLFDIESFPAVHHLVSTITATLKPTLDATDLLKACFPGGSITGAPKIRAMAIIEELEPSRRSLYCGSIGYISQNGNMDSSITIRTLVAQQHNEPQDLKQSNVIYCWAGGGIVADSKVDAEYQETFDKVSKILPVLSRVNQEV; encoded by the coding sequence ATGAACAAATTGGCGCCTAAATCCGTATTTTCGATGCGTCTTGATTGGAATTTAGACACTGAAACAATTTTTGGCCTGTTTTCTGATTCTCCTTGGGCCATTTTACTCGATTCCGCCAATGCCGATCACATTGATGCAAAGTTCGATGTGATCTGTGCCAGCCCAATTGCAACATTGGTTAGCACTGAAAATTCAACCCAAATAACTAAAACCCCCAATAGAGAACCTTTATACAGTCTTACAAGTGATCAACTATCTCCCAGCCATTACATTGAGCAATACACGGAGGACCCTTTTAGTCTACTGAAACAAACCTTGGCTGAATTTTTCCCCATTATCAAAGGCAGCCCGTTACCCTTTTCGGGGGGAGCCATGGGCTGTTTCAGCTATGATTTAGGTCGTAACATCGAAAAGCTGCCGGTTATCGCAAAAGATGATATTTCACTGCCAATCATGAACGTTGGCGTATATGACTGGGCGCTGGTATTTGATTATCAGCTGCAGGCATGGACGCTAGTGCATTATCAAAGCCAACAAGAGTTAGAGACTACAAAAGTCTCACTTGATGCATTGCTCGCAACCTTAGCGCCTATTCATTCGACGCTCCTAGTGCCTGAGGCTCAAGAAACCCGCGATATCAAAGTATCATGTGCCAGCAAAAAGCCCTTTAGACTAACCAGCCAGTGGCACAACCAAACCAATGCCGCCGCATACAGTGATAAATTTGGCCAAATACAGCAGTTCCTCAATGATGGCGACTGTTACCAAATTAACCTAACGCAACGATTTAGTAGCCAGTATGAAGGGGATGAATGGCAAGCCTATTTAGCGTTAAGGGAAAGTAATGCAGCGCCCTTCTCAGCCTTTATCAGGTTACCTCAACACGCTGTGTTATCGATATCACCTGAACGATTTGTCTCTTTGTTAGTAGACCAAATACAGACAAAACCGATAAAAGGCACCATGCCAAGAGATAGTGATCCCCGAGTAGATAAGCAAATGGCATCGCTGTTAGCCACATCAGAAAAAGATCGCGCCGAGAACCTAATGATTGTTGATCTGCTCAGGAATGATATTGGTAAAGTCGCCACCGCTGGCTCGGTTAATGTGCCTAAGCTTTTTGATATAGAAAGCTTTCCTGCAGTGCATCATTTGGTCAGTACCATTACCGCTACATTAAAACCAACGCTAGATGCTACCGACCTACTGAAAGCCTGCTTTCCTGGAGGCTCTATTACTGGCGCACCCAAAATCCGTGCAATGGCCATCATTGAAGAGCTTGAACCATCACGAAGAAGTCTTTACTGTGGATCTATTGGTTATATTAGCCAAAATGGAAATATGGATTCCAGTATCACTATTCGTACCTTAGTTGCACAACAACATAATGAACCACAAGATCTCAAACAGAGTAATGTGATTTATTGTTGGGCCGGGGGTGGCATAGTCGCTGACTCTAAGGTTGATGCTGAGTATCAAGAAACTTTTGATAAGGTCAGTAAAATATTACCTGTGCTATCCCGCGTTAACCAAGAGGTATAA
- a CDS encoding fumarate hydratase produces the protein MSKVIPVIKQADLIESVADALQYISYYHPKDFVDSMADAYEREESAAAKDAIAQILINSRMSAEGKRPLCQDTGIVTCFVKIGMAVQWDKTDLTVQEMVDEGVRRAYTNPDNPLRASIVADPAGGRKNTKDNTPSVVHVEMVPGNHVDVAIAAKGGGSENKSKMVMLNPSDDIAAWVEKTLPTMGAGWCPPGMLGIGIGGTAEKAAVMAKESLMDPVDIHELQARGAETTDEKLRLEIFDRANKLGIGAQGLGGVTTVLDIKIKSAPTHAASKPVVMIPNCAATRHVHFHLDGSGPAELTPPSLEDWPKITWEVGESVRRVNLDTVTQEEMEQWKSGDTVLLSGKMLTGRDAAHKRIQSLIESGEGLPEGVDFKGKFIYYVGPVDPVGDEVVGPAGPTTATRMDKFTDLMLDKTGLMGMIGKAERGPATVASIKQHKSCYLMAVGGAAYLVSKAIKKSRVVAFEDLGMEAIYEFDVKDMPVTVAVDSDGVNAHDTGPAIWKVKLN, from the coding sequence GTGAGCAAAGTAATCCCTGTAATCAAGCAAGCCGATTTAATCGAAAGCGTTGCTGATGCCCTGCAATATATCTCCTATTATCACCCAAAAGATTTCGTTGACTCAATGGCTGATGCCTATGAGCGTGAAGAAAGTGCAGCTGCGAAAGATGCTATTGCACAGATCTTGATCAATTCACGCATGTCAGCTGAAGGAAAACGTCCTCTTTGCCAAGATACAGGTATCGTGACCTGTTTCGTCAAAATTGGTATGGCTGTTCAGTGGGATAAAACGGATTTAACGGTACAAGAGATGGTTGATGAAGGTGTACGCCGTGCTTACACCAATCCTGATAACCCGCTTAGAGCATCCATAGTTGCAGATCCTGCTGGTGGGCGTAAGAACACCAAAGACAATACGCCGTCAGTGGTACATGTTGAAATGGTCCCTGGAAACCATGTTGATGTTGCTATCGCTGCTAAAGGCGGTGGTTCTGAGAATAAATCTAAAATGGTGATGCTCAATCCATCAGATGATATAGCAGCGTGGGTAGAAAAAACACTGCCTACTATGGGCGCTGGTTGGTGTCCTCCTGGAATGCTAGGTATCGGCATTGGTGGTACTGCTGAAAAAGCCGCAGTGATGGCAAAAGAATCACTTATGGATCCAGTCGATATCCATGAGTTACAAGCTCGCGGTGCTGAAACAACGGATGAAAAATTACGCTTAGAAATTTTTGATCGTGCTAATAAGTTAGGTATTGGTGCTCAAGGGCTTGGTGGTGTTACCACTGTATTAGATATTAAGATTAAATCTGCTCCTACACATGCAGCATCTAAGCCTGTGGTGATGATCCCCAACTGCGCGGCAACACGTCACGTGCATTTTCACCTAGACGGTAGCGGACCGGCTGAACTAACACCACCATCGCTTGAAGATTGGCCAAAAATCACTTGGGAAGTTGGCGAAAGCGTGCGCCGGGTAAATCTTGACACCGTTACTCAAGAAGAGATGGAGCAGTGGAAGAGTGGTGATACCGTTTTGCTTAGTGGCAAGATGTTAACTGGACGAGATGCAGCCCATAAACGCATTCAAAGCTTAATTGAAAGTGGTGAAGGCTTACCTGAAGGTGTCGATTTTAAGGGTAAGTTTATCTATTACGTTGGTCCTGTTGATCCAGTCGGTGATGAAGTCGTTGGCCCTGCGGGCCCGACGACTGCAACTCGCATGGATAAGTTTACCGATCTGATGTTAGACAAAACCGGTCTTATGGGCATGATTGGTAAAGCGGAGCGCGGTCCTGCAACCGTTGCATCAATTAAGCAGCATAAGTCTTGCTATCTAATGGCGGTTGGCGGTGCCGCGTATCTAGTGTCTAAAGCGATTAAAAAGTCACGTGTCGTTGCATTTGAAGATCTGGGTATGGAAGCCATCTATGAGTTTGATGTAAAAGATATGCCAGTAACCGTTGCGGTTGATTCAGACGGCGTTAATGCTCACGATACTGGACCCGCTATCTGGAAAGTAAAGTTAAACTGA
- a CDS encoding S9 family peptidase, with translation MKKTAIIMALASVGAAFSVQAASPTPFTVQQLVKINKLHSAVLSNDGTKVVYAIKNVDTNGKASSDLYIQDLNSNTADAKQLTQFAGTEHSVAFGPNDKSVYFLAARDGSSQLYQLPLDGGEAKQVSDFPLDVEGFKLSNDGTQVVVNMRVFPECKDLACSKEKFDVEAARTSTGREYKQLMVRHWDTWNDHSRSHLFVAKLNGKTVTSAVDVTVGLDTETPPKPFSGMEEVTFTPDGKYVVYSAKAPSKDQAWTTNYDLWQVSVDGGDAKNLTESNKAWDAHPTFSADGRYLAYLAMTKPGFEADRYRIMLRDTVTGQEKEVAPLWDRSPHSLAFGKDNKTLYVTAQDIGQVSIFEVNTQFGDVKTIYNEGSNSVVGINADKIVFSNKSLVEPGDLYSINLDGQNLNRLTEINKDKLAEIKFGEYQQFSFKGWNNEEVYGYWIKPSNYKAGEQYPIAFLVHGGPQGSFGNSFSSRWNAQLWAGAGYGVVMIDFHGSTGYGQAFTDSITQDWGGKPLEDLQKGLAAVTQQQKWLDGDRACALGGSYGGYMMNWIQGNWNDGFKCLVNHAGLFDMRSMYYVTEELWFPEYEFGGTYDANKELYEKFNPVNYVENWQTPMLVIHGEKDFRVPYGQGLAAYTFMQRKGIPSELLVYPDENHWILNPDNLEQWYDNVLGWMDRWTEK, from the coding sequence ATGAAAAAAACTGCAATCATTATGGCGTTAGCATCTGTTGGCGCTGCTTTTAGCGTACAAGCTGCATCTCCAACGCCTTTTACGGTTCAACAATTAGTTAAAATTAATAAACTTCATTCGGCTGTATTATCCAATGACGGCACTAAAGTTGTCTATGCTATCAAAAATGTTGATACCAATGGGAAGGCCAGCTCAGACCTTTATATTCAAGATTTAAACTCAAATACAGCCGATGCAAAACAGCTCACGCAGTTTGCAGGTACAGAGCACAGCGTGGCTTTTGGACCAAACGACAAGAGTGTCTATTTTCTTGCTGCGCGCGATGGTTCAAGCCAACTTTACCAACTGCCTTTAGATGGTGGTGAAGCGAAGCAAGTATCAGATTTCCCACTCGACGTTGAAGGTTTTAAGCTTTCAAATGACGGTACTCAAGTCGTGGTCAACATGCGTGTTTTCCCTGAGTGTAAAGACTTAGCATGCTCAAAAGAGAAATTTGATGTAGAAGCTGCGCGTACATCTACAGGCCGTGAATATAAGCAGTTGATGGTCAGGCACTGGGATACCTGGAATGACCATTCTAGAAGCCACCTATTTGTCGCGAAGCTTAATGGAAAGACAGTCACAAGCGCCGTTGATGTTACAGTTGGCCTTGATACGGAAACACCCCCTAAACCGTTCTCAGGAATGGAGGAGGTGACGTTCACTCCAGACGGTAAGTATGTTGTTTATAGCGCTAAAGCACCAAGTAAAGATCAAGCTTGGACGACAAACTATGATTTATGGCAGGTGAGTGTGGATGGTGGCGATGCCAAAAACTTAACTGAGTCGAATAAAGCATGGGATGCTCATCCTACTTTTTCTGCTGATGGACGCTACCTTGCTTATCTTGCAATGACAAAGCCTGGCTTTGAAGCAGACCGTTATCGCATCATGCTGCGCGATACCGTGACCGGCCAAGAGAAAGAGGTTGCGCCGCTTTGGGATCGTAGCCCGCATTCGTTAGCATTTGGTAAAGACAACAAAACACTTTATGTAACAGCGCAAGATATTGGCCAAGTGTCTATCTTCGAAGTCAACACCCAGTTTGGCGATGTGAAAACCATCTATAACGAAGGCAGCAACAGTGTTGTCGGTATAAATGCAGACAAGATAGTCTTTAGTAATAAATCACTTGTAGAACCAGGCGACCTATACTCTATTAATTTGGATGGTCAAAACCTAAACCGTTTAACAGAGATAAACAAAGATAAACTAGCTGAGATAAAGTTTGGGGAGTATCAACAGTTTAGTTTCAAAGGTTGGAATAACGAAGAGGTTTATGGTTATTGGATAAAACCTTCAAACTATAAAGCCGGCGAACAATATCCAATCGCGTTCTTGGTCCATGGTGGTCCACAAGGATCATTTGGTAACTCGTTTAGTAGCCGTTGGAATGCACAATTATGGGCTGGCGCGGGTTATGGCGTGGTAATGATCGACTTCCACGGTTCTACTGGTTACGGCCAAGCATTTACTGATTCAATTACCCAGGACTGGGGCGGAAAGCCACTAGAAGATCTGCAAAAAGGCCTGGCGGCAGTTACTCAGCAACAGAAATGGCTCGATGGTGACCGTGCATGTGCACTTGGCGGTTCGTACGGCGGCTATATGATGAACTGGATCCAGGGTAACTGGAACGATGGTTTCAAGTGTCTTGTTAACCATGCAGGTCTATTCGACATGCGCTCTATGTATTATGTTACTGAAGAACTTTGGTTCCCAGAGTATGAATTTGGTGGCACTTATGATGCTAACAAAGAGCTTTACGAGAAGTTTAACCCAGTCAACTACGTTGAGAACTGGCAGACACCTATGCTGGTTATCCATGGCGAGAAAGACTTCCGTGTTCCTTATGGTCAAGGACTTGCAGCCTACACCTTTATGCAGCGTAAAGGGATCCCATCTGAACTACTCGTATATCCAGATGAAAACCACTGGATCTTAAACCCTGATAATTTAGAGCAATGGTACGACAATGTTTTAGGTTGGATGGACCGTTGGACTGAGAAGTAA
- a CDS encoding antibiotic biosynthesis monooxygenase family protein, giving the protein MTALADTPKPPYYCVVFTSVLSNDTDGYSAMGMRMVELAQSQPGFLGIESARETLGITVSYWQTLDAIKAWKQHAEHQVAQSMGRKKWYSHFALRIAKVERDYMI; this is encoded by the coding sequence ATGACAGCATTAGCCGATACTCCCAAACCACCTTATTACTGCGTGGTGTTCACCTCGGTTTTATCTAACGATACAGATGGTTACTCAGCAATGGGAATGCGAATGGTAGAGCTGGCGCAAAGCCAACCTGGATTTCTCGGCATTGAATCGGCTCGAGAAACGCTAGGTATTACCGTTTCATACTGGCAAACACTGGATGCCATTAAGGCGTGGAAACAACATGCAGAACATCAAGTAGCACAGTCAATGGGCAGGAAGAAATGGTACAGCCATTTTGCGCTAAGGATTGCTAAAGTCGAGCGCGACTATATGATCTAG
- a CDS encoding prepilin-type N-terminal cleavage/methylation domain-containing protein translates to MLLKRSPISGFTLIELIIVIIILAVLSVIAVPKLLDLSSDAKAAKVRSLAALISSQNQLTFAKSNLANIETLEGCTFQCGNHPNWDARVGEYFIDASGTRLYVSFGYPIAPLSSSTQVNDNYRQVFGLNEQEFYITVARTEQSATAIVPVASADKLTEIANGTYKCHVVYGAPTQTRDYFVRAYSDDC, encoded by the coding sequence ATGCTGCTTAAGCGCTCCCCCATATCTGGCTTCACCCTGATTGAACTCATTATTGTAATTATCATATTGGCTGTTCTATCAGTCATTGCAGTACCTAAATTATTAGACCTTAGTTCGGACGCAAAGGCTGCAAAAGTACGCTCTTTAGCAGCATTGATCTCATCACAAAATCAGTTAACGTTTGCTAAAAGCAACCTTGCCAATATAGAAACTCTTGAAGGGTGTACATTTCAATGTGGTAACCACCCGAATTGGGATGCACGCGTAGGAGAGTACTTTATCGATGCCAGTGGTACCAGGTTATATGTCAGCTTTGGCTACCCAATTGCGCCTTTGTCGTCATCAACTCAGGTTAACGATAACTACCGTCAGGTGTTTGGGCTAAATGAGCAGGAGTTTTACATTACGGTTGCACGCACAGAGCAGTCAGCTACCGCAATAGTACCTGTAGCATCCGCTGATAAGCTAACAGAGATAGCAAATGGTACCTACAAGTGCCACGTGGTTTACGGTGCTCCTACCCAAACTAGAGACTATTTTGTGCGAGCCTATAGCGATGATTGTTAG
- a CDS encoding isocitrate lyase, which translates to MTNYRTNIDEAATLINAEGSAWNAINPESVARMRLQNRFQTGLDIAKYTAKIMREDMDNYDKDSSQYTQSLGCWHGFIGQQKMISIKKHLLTTKRRYLYLSGWMVAALRSEFGPLPDQSMHEKTSVAALIKELYTFLRQADARELGGLFRQLDGASETEKSAIQDKIDNFETHVVPIIADIDAGFGNEEATYLMAKQMIEAGACCIQLENQVSDVKQCGHQDGKVTVPHVEFLAKINAVRYAFLELGIDDGVIVARTDSLGAGLTQKIAVTSEAGDLGDQYNSFLEVEAIDAANLANGDVVFQQGGQLVKPSRLPNGLFKFRAGTGEERCVLDCITSLQNGADLLWIETEKPHVSQIGAMVNEIRKVIPNAKLVYNNSPSFNWTLNFRQQVFDAKKDAGEDVSAYNREQLMSVDYDTTELAVQADEKIRTFQADAAREAGIFHHLITLPTYHTAALSTDNLAKEYFGDQGMLGYVANVQRKEIRQGIACVKHQNMAGSDMGDAHKEYFSGDQALKASGKDNTMNQF; encoded by the coding sequence ATGACAAACTACAGAACTAACATCGATGAAGCCGCTACCTTGATTAATGCAGAAGGTAGTGCATGGAATGCAATCAATCCTGAGTCGGTAGCGCGTATGCGTTTACAGAACCGTTTTCAAACAGGGTTAGACATCGCTAAGTATACTGCCAAGATTATGCGTGAAGATATGGACAACTACGATAAGGACTCTTCGCAGTACACCCAGTCTCTCGGTTGTTGGCATGGCTTTATTGGCCAGCAAAAAATGATTTCAATTAAAAAACACCTTCTAACCACTAAGCGTCGTTACTTATACCTTTCAGGTTGGATGGTCGCAGCCCTTCGCAGTGAGTTTGGTCCCCTTCCAGACCAATCAATGCACGAAAAAACGTCTGTAGCGGCGCTCATTAAGGAGTTGTACACCTTCCTTCGCCAAGCCGACGCTCGTGAATTAGGCGGCTTATTCCGCCAGCTAGATGGTGCTAGCGAAACTGAAAAAAGTGCTATTCAAGACAAGATCGATAATTTTGAAACTCATGTAGTCCCTATTATCGCCGATATCGATGCTGGTTTTGGTAATGAAGAAGCTACTTATTTGATGGCTAAGCAGATGATTGAAGCTGGCGCATGCTGTATTCAATTAGAAAACCAAGTATCAGATGTTAAGCAGTGTGGCCATCAAGACGGTAAAGTCACCGTGCCACATGTTGAGTTTTTAGCCAAAATTAACGCGGTACGCTATGCATTCTTAGAACTTGGAATCGATGATGGTGTGATTGTAGCGCGTACTGACTCTTTGGGTGCTGGCTTGACTCAAAAGATTGCCGTAACAAGCGAAGCCGGTGATTTGGGTGATCAGTACAACTCATTCCTTGAAGTTGAGGCTATTGATGCTGCCAATCTTGCCAACGGCGACGTAGTATTCCAACAGGGTGGACAACTAGTTAAACCATCACGTTTACCAAATGGACTGTTTAAGTTCCGTGCTGGTACGGGTGAAGAGCGCTGCGTACTAGATTGTATTACCTCTCTACAAAATGGGGCAGATCTACTTTGGATTGAGACTGAGAAACCTCACGTATCGCAAATTGGCGCAATGGTAAATGAGATCCGTAAAGTAATACCAAATGCAAAGCTGGTATATAACAACTCACCGTCGTTTAACTGGACATTGAACTTCCGTCAGCAGGTGTTTGACGCTAAGAAAGATGCTGGTGAAGATGTTAGCGCTTATAACCGTGAGCAGTTAATGAGTGTCGACTACGACACCACAGAACTTGCGGTTCAAGCAGATGAAAAAATCCGTACCTTCCAAGCTGACGCAGCGCGTGAAGCCGGTATTTTCCATCACCTTATTACATTACCGACTTACCATACTGCTGCTTTATCTACCGATAACCTTGCAAAAGAGTACTTCGGTGACCAAGGCATGCTCGGTTATGTTGCTAACGTTCAACGTAAAGAGATCCGTCAAGGCATCGCATGTGTTAAGCATCAGAATATGGCAGGCTCTGATATGGGAGATGCCCACAAAGAGTACTTCTCTGGTGACCAAGCGCTAAAAGCATCAGGTAAAGACAACACCATGAACCAATTTTAG
- a CDS encoding LysR family transcriptional regulator codes for MNISRVDLNLLVYLDVLLRERNVTKAADQLGISQPAMSNGLKRLRTLFDDPLLIRTSQGMTPTERAQELQPTISELIIGLEKAVQPRANFNAAESDKVFRVMASDYAEATLIPPLIAKLRTEAPNVILDIMTPSDVNFPDVEQGRVDMVINRFDSIPQSFHQKVLWSDDFSCLISNTNPVLEKFSLENYLEAKHVWVSKTGMGVGVGMDPDDVQRLGWVDEALTRIGVKRRITVFTRHYQAACLLAEQQDLIATIPSKMARQYEHNDRVSIVAPPFVIQPIALTMAWSPLLQHNPAHKWMRQLITQTADSFSRGKL; via the coding sequence ATGAATATATCTCGTGTTGACCTGAATTTGTTAGTTTATTTAGACGTTCTACTACGTGAACGAAATGTTACCAAAGCGGCAGATCAGCTTGGAATTAGCCAACCAGCGATGAGTAACGGTCTAAAAAGGTTGCGGACATTATTTGATGATCCCTTGCTGATCAGGACGAGCCAAGGGATGACGCCCACTGAAAGAGCGCAAGAGTTGCAGCCAACAATAAGCGAGTTAATTATTGGGTTGGAGAAAGCCGTGCAGCCACGCGCCAATTTTAATGCAGCAGAAAGTGACAAAGTCTTCCGTGTGATGGCAAGTGATTATGCTGAAGCGACATTGATCCCACCGCTTATTGCAAAGCTCCGTACTGAAGCGCCAAATGTTATTCTCGATATCATGACCCCAAGCGATGTAAATTTCCCTGATGTAGAACAAGGAAGGGTCGATATGGTGATTAATCGATTCGATAGTATTCCGCAATCTTTTCATCAGAAGGTATTGTGGAGTGATGACTTTAGCTGCTTGATAAGTAATACAAATCCTGTGTTAGAGAAGTTTTCACTAGAAAATTACCTCGAAGCAAAACACGTTTGGGTGAGTAAAACTGGCATGGGTGTAGGTGTAGGAATGGACCCAGATGATGTACAACGCTTAGGCTGGGTCGATGAAGCTTTAACGCGAATAGGTGTAAAACGACGTATTACCGTCTTTACCCGCCATTACCAAGCAGCTTGTTTATTGGCAGAACAACAAGATTTGATCGCTACCATACCAAGTAAGATGGCAAGGCAGTATGAGCACAACGATCGGGTTAGCATAGTTGCACCACCCTTCGTCATACAACCCATTGCGCTTACTATGGCTTGGAGCCCTTTACTACAGCATAATCCAGCGCATAAATGGATGAGGCAACTGATCACCCAGACTGCTGATAGCTTTAGTCGCGGAAAATTGTAA